AGATTTCCTTTCATTAAAATGCGATTCTAAAAAATGCAATTGAacattaaagaaaaaaagaatcccTCTAAAATGCGATTCTATTCCAGCTATTTTAAAGTTGATCAAAAACGTATTGTCTAAGCCATAAAGCATTAAAATTGACCAAGATTCACGTAAACACTCACGAAGAAAGTAGACAAATACATCATACTTCGTATTCCAATTATTGTTCTCCTCAGTTGACTATGTTCAAAGTATCTAAGTCCCAATTAATTGCCGCCGTAAAATACAAATACACATCAATCCAAAGCACCTACCCGTAAAAACTTCTTTCAAAacacaaaacaaacacaaaatttgAACCTGTTTTGCACGCTAAAACACAATAATGAGAGACAACAAACAAAACTAAAAGAAATTATACCTCTTGGCGCGCTTTGGATCAACAAGTGCAAGCTCAGAAAGCTTAGCAGCAGAAAGAGCTTTCTTAGCTTCATTCGAAAGAGGACCACTACTTTCAGAACCACTACCCATCAACAATTCAGGTTTAATAAAAGTCGAAGAACCATCCATTGAAACACTATGTTGATGTCTACCTCTCATCAGTCTCTCACTcgtaccaccaccgccaccaccaccaattaCTAAACTCTCCGAATTCATTGAACTTTGTCCAACATTACTACCACCATTACCATTCTCATTTGATGGTGCTGAATTAAATTTATCAATATCAAGATACATTGAGAAAAAatcatcttcagtttcatctgAAGGACACCCATCATTACCAGAACCACCAACAACACCTAATTCACTATCAAAACTTATATCATCTGGTAAACTTAGAATCTCTGAATGTGCTCTTCTATGCCCTAGATTTTTTCTTGGTAAATCTGACATTCCACTTATATCATTACTAAAATTATGATGACCCAATTCAGCTGTTTGTTGTAATATTGCTGAAACTGAAGATGGTGTTGCagcagaagaagatgaagggAATGCAGTGTAACGATTCATTGACGGAGGTGGTAACCCCCCtccgccaccaccgccaccgccaccaccgtGAATTTGGGAGTTTTGAGATTTTTCTTTCTCCATTACACTTTTCTTACTTCAAATTCAAAACCCAATATTTTCTATAAGCTCCTGATGAGAAACAACACTGAGAAAATGCAGATTATATAACAGAAAACCCTAAAGATTAAACGCGtaaatttctttccttttttgtaGAATTAAAATCTATGTACCTTGAATTTGAAACCCAAACAGTGAATTTCGATTTCTTTCTTTTAAAAGGTATTGAATTGTAGGAGGTATAAATatgtaaaaccctagaaaattgaaaaaatggggaATTTTATAATTTATTGATGATTCGAAGAAAAGAGCATAAAGGGATGTCTCCTCTGGGTTGTTTTTGGGGAAGAGAATTATTGCTGATGGACTAAGGATGACGTACTCTTCTTATATTCTTCGAGATTGCTTTGTGCATCTCAAAGATTTTTAACGGCTTGGATCTTAGGAAATTACTTGGTATTTGGTTAAACATTTAAAACCCGTTTTGGTGCATTAGTGTTGGTATGATTGATTGTCAAGGTTAACGCataagaaaaataattttaataatgggGTTGTTGCATCTACTTGAAGTGTGAGCTTTACTGCAGTTGTCGGAATTGGATTGTGTTTGATGAATGTAATTATGATGAGAATAAGGATAATTAAATTATACACGACGAATGTGAATCCCTAATGAGAGGAAATCATAGTTTTGCAgagatttttaaatttttatggtaattAGATATGGAATTGATTGTGAATTAAACACCATGAGAGGTACACTTTTAGAAATGAATCAAGGATAATTTGTATAATGAAGTCGCATTCGACGTACATGGTTGATGGAGTCAAATTGGTTCAGCGCATGTGAAGTAGAAAAAGTACCGGAGGGAGTCAAGGTCAGGGGATTAACTGttggaaaacaattaataaaaaattaatttttaaaggttttaagaaaaataataaatttatgttttcttttaaagtttttaagaaaaataataaattaatcaaattgttttccttttaaaatcccacatcggggagttcctatttttaagttgtattatttctttatataaacaaattctctacttttgtaaaatcaatgggaaagggaattctctattttttagagagaccccgaagggaaaatattttatagcgatTTCTTTAACGTTTGCGATTTTCCTAAAgggtttttcggagttgccaagctcaagttgagcatctactacatatgctagtagtgggtatagtagggtgttttatccttgaaatattcgtcatgcgagggatatagcatcactcttgagtgtagctgggcgctaatgtcttaaggacagcgtgttgaacacgtgactcactctgtttttccaaagtttttccctGTTGTTGTTGCAGAGATTTGGGAAGCTTGTGCGTTTCAtcgaatcgatcacttccattataaaggagctaagtatcaataactttttcttatatgattttttcttattttgattattgcacccaacaatcttaagacattagagtttgtaataatcatggatgttaattgttgAGTGAAAAATGAAAAACGAATTTTCGGTCATCAAtagagtttcgaatttatctcttaacctagaggaatttcgatgaacccttttgacctaATGTAGTAGACATCTTTATAGTTACCCAcacaaaatttcagaatttttggagttgtaaaagtaattttttgatattttacaaaacagagaaacgttcctgaaaaattcggacaagcagaaatttgttgttaactaaagtagtttttttggggtaatcatgagttttttgaaatgatGATTCAAACAAAGTTTGtagatctagatgttatcttcaaaactaatTTTTCGAAATGGTGAATATAAGGACCCTCaagatcgtcaacgctattagaccaatcAAGAGATgactaagccgctaatgactcgattaagtAGAGACGGAATGTTGAATCTCATATGTGGAGGTTGAGTTAAAGGTTGGTGCTAGGTTTGTATGTCAATGCAGATGGGAGCTGAAATGTATGCAAGTGGAACTGGTGTTGCAGGGTTGTTGTAATGATGTTCAGTTGTTGGTATAAGTTAAGATGTGTTTGTTGCAGGTGGAATCTAGTTGTGTAGAGAGTGATTCTGAATCTGAGTTGAATTGAAGAAATGGTGTCAGTACTGAAGTGGTTTGCAGGTGAAGCTGTAGATGATTTGCATATGAAGTAGTAATGGTGTCGATTGATAATCAAGAATGAGAGGCGGTGGTTGTATTTAGTTAAGCTGTAGGGTTGTAATTGAATTAGAAATGCATCATTTGTGTCTTGATCTGTTTGTGTTGTATCATGAGCTTAAATTTATTAGTCATCCTGGTCAATCTAGCTGACTTACCTGACTTAGATCATTTAACTGAGTTGAATCATTTTAGACCTGAGTTGACTTAGTAAATCCAGACCAgaccttgaccgagttgaccAGAATTTGACTCCTTTGATCATTGGACCTTGACTTGACGTTTGACTGACTTTTACTGTTAGACAACCCCTTTGACCGTTAGAGACTGTCAGCTGACCCTGTTGTACcgggccttagattaatgggccaTGCCAGTTCAGGCATAATGGGCCGTGCCAGTTCAGGCAtaatgggcttgggcttaggaccaattttcttccttctacaaagttgtagatattcataagacaaaTATAATGGACTAgagaatcaacctaattgaattagtaaacctttaggTATGCTTGAGATATATAGTTAAAAtttgtagaaccataaatgtgcttagaaccattagatagttcacttagcatATTAATAGaggattgtatgagattatgttatgagccttgtgtgagccttttggctaatctcttagagtgcttttgtgattaacaattactctttattaacaacgatcgatctaaagaatgaagaactggattgTGGACTTCGAGGTAGATGTGGTTTGCCTACAAATCAGGTGGAAACTTTTGTActctcttgtaatcattaagttacttTGAATGGTGAGCATGATGTGTCTTATTATTTTTGAGCATGTCCGAATGTAATTGTACGTTCTTATGTAATACATGTTTGAGTGCTATTGATTGTGTATGTTGCGTATATGCATTGTCTAGTCTCTTCGCGAGGATTGCCTGTGTTCTCCACGGATTCTCGCTAAGCGTTTATAGGTGGGGAAGGCCACGCACTAGTACATAGGCGAAGATCGGTACCCAATATTACTATAGGTCAAAGCAGCCTATTGATTACATAGACCCTAGAAGTTGTTCGGTGGCAGCTGTGGGTTGATATTACTATTTTATACCTATTTTACTATAGGGGGAATGACTCTCTTCCTTGAGGGTACTTGCGGGACACATAAGGGTATCACTGGGTAGTGGAGAATAATAGGCCCCCAACTATCGAATATATGTGGGGAAATTGGTCGTTTGCATATCATGCTTGATTGTTCATTCTTGGTAGTTcgactgggttactatgatctcGACTCAGGAGAAATTCTAGGTTCCTGGTAGGATGGGACCTATTGGGAACCTGCTGTGCGAGGTCGAGTCATAGTAATCAAACATTCttatatattctagacttagatggtggcatcaGAATTTACGAGGAGTACGCATTCCATAAAAACATCATatggtacctggattcatgccatcatttgagactggagttattctagcatcttctccttcattaagtgagacgaggttgggatgacatatgtttaggttgCTTTATTTCATCTCCGTAGATCCGTCCTTGGCACGAGCAAGATCAGTGCATGCTTTCAGCAATACCTAAGCTATGTAAGGAAGTTGTAAATAGGGTTACGACACCTATATGAAAGTTCAAGGCATGTACTATGCTTAGAAAGAACTcgaaagccagtgatgcatgaaaTAACGCATAGGCATTAGCCTCTTTGGCtttaaacccttcgcagaacaagcaTAAGTTGGAAAGATGTGGAAGCTAAGACTAGCTGCATTATGCTTGTCGAGCATGCTCGCAAGGGTAAATGGACGTGTATTTTCTAAACGCAAAGAGGAGTTTCCTAAAAATAGCATCAGAGTGGAGCATCGGGGAGTTATGGCATGCGCGCCCTGGCCCGACATGCGTAATTTTCAAGTCTGTTACAGTTGGTATTAGAGCGAGTTCCGGaataactctagggactgtgcgtAATGGCTTGTCAACGGATATTTTTCGTCAAAGGAAAGGATTAAGATAGAGAGTATGCCAAATTTGTTCGAGAAAGATTTGTAACTGTTAtcccagttactttgcgaatcgagttgaggtTATTTAAGTATAATGACTTTGCGAGGCCTAAGTGGCGATCTACCTCGATGGAAACCCGGAAGACCGTTCAGAACAGTAGGCCGACAATGAGACTGATCATTCCCACCCGTTAGCAACGGTCCAACGGAGTGCGTTGTCAAGCCTTCTaccaccccacttacgagtggctaCATGGAACACCGTctgtgtttgtgaatcatggtttaagtcttgagtgttattgacACCAGTTATGCTTGTAAGCTCAAAAGGAAAACTATCTAACATGAATTATCATTGTACATGGTTCTAGAACACggaccataatgtatattcttctGTATAGTTTCAAGGTGGACTTTTCACATGTTTACATGAATTCTTAATAAGAATTTCACTTAGaatgagaaagtgtttgcttgggtctcaagttatcttagcttgaattcgagCTGCTtagagccttgaaaatctatCAATAGAGAGATATTTGTTATAGCTGTGATTTCTTTATCCCTGGTACTTCTGTGTCCCAGTTGCTAAGATAGAGTCATTCtctataacctaggttcttcatgACTGTTGATAAACACGTAGgtgctacattttatatccatatttatattagctgggACTCAATATTTTTACTAATACTGTCGTTTTAAGCAATTTGTAAGAAATACCGGCAATTCCAATCACAGAAGAATAAACGGCTATATCAAATGCTATTTAGCGTTTGCGGAAAAAAAATGACGAAGAAATGTCAAGGCACCTGGACTTATTTTGGCTGCCACTCCACCTTCTATTTTGGCAACAGTTTATTAGCTCATGGCAGGGGAAGGATATAAAGGAAAACAAAGAGTTTTCTTTGTTTATTTCAAGCACTGAAGCACTAGTGGTAGTGGATAAACAACTGGGACGTGCTACCTGTTGAGTCAAATGAGTGGAGGACGTGTCATCTGCTCCAAACACACTTGTCTGTGGTATTTTCCACTCTCTCGTTTCTTATTACAAAAAGCTTCATTCCTTGTTCAAGCTCAAGCTGGTTGTGTTGGTATAAAACAAGAGGGGATCTGTGCTCAAGATAACCAAGAGATGAATCACAACAGATGTAAGAAGAATGGGTGCTGATTTGATTTAGTGTGGTGGTTCATGTGTTGGCTGTTTTAATTTAATGGAAGGCAGTGGTGTTTGTTACTGTCTGTTCCATGGACTTTTGTTTCGAGAAGATGGGTTGGCTTAGATAGTTACCGGCAGAGATGGGTTCCGTCCATTGAAGATGATATCTGTTGACGTGCATGGTCTGAATATATAGTGGGTCTTTCTAAAGAATGGAAAGGTGGTGATGACGAGATTTAGCCGGACGGTGAAGAGAGGTGCTGTAGCCGGGATGTACATGGAGATGGTTGAGACTTGTGTCCACTTGGATGTTAATTGCAGAAATGGTGTGCTGCTACATTTTGCAAGAAGAATACGAAGGTG
This is a stretch of genomic DNA from Papaver somniferum cultivar HN1 chromosome 1, ASM357369v1, whole genome shotgun sequence. It encodes these proteins:
- the LOC113317793 gene encoding probable transcription factor PosF21, whose protein sequence is MEKEKSQNSQIHGGGGGGGGGGGLPPPSMNRYTAFPSSSSAATPSSVSAILQQTAELGHHNFSNDISGMSDLPRKNLGHRRAHSEILSLPDDISFDSELGVVGGSGNDGCPSDETEDDFFSMYLDIDKFNSAPSNENGNGGSNVGQSSMNSESLVIGGGGGGGTSERLMRGRHQHSVSMDGSSTFIKPELLMGSGSESSGPLSNEAKKALSAAKLSELALVDPKRAKRIWANRQSAARSKERKMRYISELERKVQSLQSETTTMTTQLALLQRDTSGLAAENSDLKLRLQTFEQQASLQESLNEALKDELQRLKVLTGQGISNGGGPMMNFGGSFYSNNHSMQQSILTSHQFQQLQIQSQQQQQQQQPHQNHIQLQQHIQQFQQQQPSGSGELKIKGGGGGGSAVSLPSQRNGGGGSSSADSSNNQSMKD